The Mycolicibacterium flavescens genomic interval AGTCGGGCTCTTGCATCGGGGGCGGCGCGACGACCGTCTGCTGTTGCGAACTGTTGACGACGACCAACGCGATCACCAGGCCGAGCACGGTCAGCACCGCGATACCCGCGGCGACCCACAACCAGCGGGGTGACTTCGGGTCCTCGGGCGGCGGGGGCGGATCGCCCGACGGGTAGGGCGCCCCGTACTGGTTCGAACCGTAGGTCTCGTACCCATACGCGCCGTACGTCGGCAGATGCTGAGTCGGAGCGGGATCGGGCGGTGCCTGATAGGTGGGGCCGTACGCCTGGCTGGCGTATGCCGGATCGCTGTATCCGGAATAGCCGTAGCCCTGCGGTTGCTCCCCGCGGCCGTAACCCGACTGCTCGTCGCGGCCGGGCTGTGGTGTACCGGTCATACCCACCTCATGCGTGCGAGGGTACCTGTGCGACCGCCCAACAGGCGCAGGTCGTCACTGGACTTGCCCGGGTAGGCACAATTGGTCCGGTGGGAGAGCAGGTTCGCAGAGTCTATGGCGCATCCATGTCGCCGGACGCCACCGCGTTCGCACATCTGGTCGACGACGGTGGCTTTCCGCGCGCAGTGCAGCGTTTCCTGCGCGGCTGGCGGGCAAGCTCGTCGCGAGACGTCGAGCTGCCGGTCGAAGGCCCGGTGACGCGTGTACTGCATTCGGCCGACGGCCATTGGCTGGCTTGTGAAGTCGCTCCGGAGGGCAGCACCCGAACCCAGATCTGGGTCGTGACAACCGATCCCGATGACCGCGACGCCCGCCGCATCGACTCGTGGACGCCAGGGGCGCCCGAGGGCACCGCCGAACTGATTGCCTGGGACGGCACCCTGGTGGCGGCGATCCTCACCGGCGAAGACGGCGTCGGTAGCTCCTGCCTGATCGACCCGGCCACCGGCCGCACCACCGTGCTGGACCGCCGCTCGAGCGGCCGTCTGGTCGACGCCTGGGCAGGCGCCGCGCTCGTGCGCGTCGGACCGCGCGGTTACCGCGATCTCATCATGCTGCGCGGACGCACCGAAACCGCGCTGCTGCCATACGATCCAGGGTCGACGACCGACACCGGCATCATCCTCGACGACCACTACGCACGCCGATTGCGCGCCGGCCTGGAGGGCGAGCTGACCAAGCTCTACCAGCCGGCGAGTACCTACGACGCCGACAGCACCGAAGGCTATGTCCGGGCCCTGATCCGCAGCGAGAACGGCACCGAGCATGCGCGACTTCTCGAGGTGACGGTCACCGCCGACGGCGTGGCCTACCAGGTCATCGCCGA includes:
- a CDS encoding mycobacterium membrane protein, producing MTGTPQPGRDEQSGYGRGEQPQGYGYSGYSDPAYASQAYGPTYQAPPDPAPTQHLPTYGAYGYETYGSNQYGAPYPSGDPPPPPEDPKSPRWLWVAAGIAVLTVLGLVIALVVVNSSQQQTVVAPPPMQEPDFNTPNPTPAPRPTVPRTTRPTVPTVPTVPSTPGAPGAPGTTTPGVTQTVVYVVSGSGRAINITYVDTGGLLQTEFNVMLPWSKEVELSESAAATASISIINVGREVNCSISVDGSVVQKRTGAGLTICTASG